One window from the genome of Populus alba chromosome 15, ASM523922v2, whole genome shotgun sequence encodes:
- the LOC118057235 gene encoding uncharacterized protein — translation MAAARRINLNRLFSSLTPSSSSNTISKTWVIDTTPVRSEYTDRIVKLATQQLPQENQDQETVKKQEKEEITHQDSQNEEDEEDDEDGGEYVNKETGEIGGPKGPEPTRFGDWERNGRCSDF, via the coding sequence ATGGCAGCAGCAAGAAGAATCAATCTGAACCGTCTGTTTTCATCACtaacaccatcatcatcatccaacaCCATCTCCAAAACTTGGGTCATAGACACAACCCCCGTTAGATCCGAATACACGGACCGAATCGTGAAGCTTGCAACCCAGCAGCTGCCACAAGAAAATCAAGATCAAGAAACTgtcaagaaacaagaaaaggaagaaataacCCACCAAGATTctcaaaatgaagaagatgaagaagatgatgaagatggTGGAGAGTATGTGAATAAAGAGACTGGTGAGATTGGTGGGCCGAAAGGACCTGAGCCTACTCGATTTGGTGATTGGGAACGCAATGGTCGTTGCTCTGatttttag